The Ostrea edulis chromosome 1, xbOstEdul1.1, whole genome shotgun sequence genomic sequence tgctagacgatgacattaggctttagcaaaaaggtcattcacaggatgtatggccgataagtcgtcaaagtgcattaagacctacacaccacactgctaccgtgccacagcagccatagtgcttgatgtcggtttccaagtttatgtcgggacatcgaagcgaggcgtcgttaaaaacctattacaaaaaattatcgagtcaaaagaagcgttcagtgaactcatgtttatcaacaattacatatccaaatccaaaccgtcccttaccttcgtgcagttccacattctctgcgatgttcagttctttccggagattcatctgagctgcgtcctctgtcctgtctataaatgatttgcctacacctgacgactgccgccctgttcttcatgttcctccatctcagtcttctgttaactccgtaatatccacagaatatctttcaaagtcggtcttcaacgtcttcacttttcaaaaatcaaagcgcatcacaactctaagtgtaacactgcgcatccctgtttaaatcataattcccccaccccctaaaattagacatatggaagagttttccattatatactcccgagttaatgtataagtatatgttgatatacttgctttctagcgtcttaataattaaaacagttcttcattttatagaactttgttttgtgttgtcgtcattttgaacatctatgacgcttcgttgtggacgtcaacaatttgaaatgtatggaaacgtgttgttaacacaattcagcaatgttaccgaccaaaaatgtaaatataagtaataaggtatcattttaaaatatttatcgggatataaatacgggttggtacatgatcaaattttccataaagcccttcgggctttatggaatttgatcacgtgaccaacccgtatttatatcccgataaatatttttaaatgataccttatttcttaattaaacaattaaagaaTAATTATAAACATCGAGTACTCTTGTTTCACATTTGCACACTATAGTTTTGATAGTTGTCAGTAGTCGGAGCAGTAGATCGCACGcattttttgggggtttttttggaTGACGAATTTGAATCGTTTTGgatgtttataattattttcccatTCAGAAGGTTATGATAGTTTCAcaaatgagaaaaatatttttgtttgtggAAAGAGTTGGTCACAGCTTATATAGATCCCGGAAGGTGTAATATCTCTGTGCAAAACTACGTACCTTAGTTTTTCCTGTTTGTATGTCCCTTCTGTAAATGTTTTGGTGAGATAGTGTTTTCCATTTTCGCCCGTTTGCACGCTCATCATTTTATCAAACTTCAGTTGTTATCGCGACTACAGACtattatatgaaaaataacccatttagatacatcgacgacaGTTTATTCATAAACAATactaattttcattcacatgtcaaTTTTAAACTCAAATCAAAATACCCCACAGTCAACCATATCTGCTTCACATTTGGATAATGATATTATTGTCAAACTATCAAATCAAGTTCGTGATAAACGTGATgacttcaacttctccatcgtctacTTCCCACATTTCTTAACAATATGCTGTCATCACTTGCATGTGgggtttatgtctctcaactaatACACGAGAGtatgttctacgtatgatcagtttttaaatcgaggcaggctattgacaatacatgtaacttgatgttacaagggtttcaaaagtgtcgtttaaagtcagtatttcgccgttataatgattgtatttgcaaatacaacttgtcattaggtcgaatgatGTCTGACGTTGTTAGGCCGGTTTTTACATAcagattttaactacggattactccatttactttATCAAGATAAAGAGCTCACAGCTGGTGTGATTGAtaaacagggaatgcttactcctgctaggcagttgatcccacctctggtgtttccaggggtccatgtttgccctaatTTTTATTTGCaatctttatgggatttatgagattggtcattgttcgttatcttcccatTTTCATGGTCCAATttgtaatgtatatacatgcatgtttgaCAGCAGATAAAGTTAAAAAATCAAAAGTGTTCACAGAGGAGAGAACTGTGACTTTGCTACTGTTGCATCAGAAGAAACCATTGTATTAATGAATTACGCAATAGAGAACTTGGAAACATCCAAATGAAGATTAGCTAAAGCACAATATACACACGACACATATTTCACTTTTCGTTTGTGAGAGCAAGTTACATATAAGCGTTCTTCTATGTTTTTCAATTTGTCCCTACTTTAATGCCATAGTATTATGTAAATCTCTCAGTAAagtatgtaacaggaagggagaaaatgcaatgaaccagactgggattcgaatCCGGGCCTCCTGAAGAACCTCTCGTAGGTGCTCTAACCAATGAGCTATCCGACCACCGATGATCGAACCCGTCTGACCGCCACAAGTGTCTTTTGATAAGCGTATAATGAATCGAGGCCCATAGGAAACAACGCTCACCTGCGCCACTTTGGCCCTGCCGTTGTTCAAGATCAGCATTGaagtataacaaggtcttgccataaagaatctatataaaATCATGAAAGCCcgaccttaaatagttcaagagatttCAAAGAAGTTAGGTTTTTCTTaaaggtttgtttgtttttgtttgtttgtttttcgtcCCGTTGagacttttaacattgattggcaagcctaaagaccaaaaacatgtagtctgcgttgtgaatacgtttgtagattagtgtagttatagtgctagatgtatttatatgtagtttttgttattatgctctgttgatattgaccacattatgtaattcttttcgtttgtcccgaaaatttgacaatttcgttgttcgtgtcgttggtcattttagtgctttgtataattttttgtatttgaccttgtatccatgttgtggatccgacactttgaggtatcgggtgttgttggaactttcgtgcttatataaatatatatatatatatatatatatatatatatatatatatatatatatatatatatataaagtctcttttttggaagtaaaatacagaaaaaactctaaacactttgttgaaatatttcgaccgtgttaccggtcttcttcacgaaaacacgactgaagaagactgGTAACAcagtcgaaatatttcaacaaagtgtttagagttctctctctctctctctctctctctctctctctctatatatatatatatatatatatatatatatatatatttaactacAACTGACTCAgcctaaattgcaataaaatcagtagcaaagaaGTTTTTAACACTTCGTTCGTGTtcagaccacaggggctcgtcacgaattgaccctctctattctatatttacatttatttgtaaatatagaatagacgatgtcaaattttaaaaagacaaatatttcgtgatgagtccctgtgttcagacgaaatatgcttctcttggattttctttgcagtttcttgaaagttatttccctaaaaatttctcgcagctctacaaattaaagacacctttggtacattgtcaggggtacaaatatttcttcttaataaattttgtctgatttctttattaatatacacttgatttctttctaatttcatactcgataaacaaaagtacatccggtgtgagcttcgttggcgacattttcggtgcaagagttcccatgattgacaattttataacgtgACCTTTGCGACgcctaatttcttactgattttaccataaGATAAACCCTctgcatgtaattttaaaatcaacgtcattgttttagttggtattggttttTCCTTTTCGCAGTCTCTTCCACcgtgctaaaagattatgtaatgacacgctagtgtaaagacacgtgtgaccatctaaaattatttttattcccgcccctttaaatattggtccaatcgcagtgattgttctttccaTGATGCGTCATCATTgacatatttgttttgaaactaACTATCCGAGACCTCGAAGgaacttgagaagctgagtcgttcacacttactgtaaattcacagtaaaGCATTTGACACATTAAGAAATACTCACTTTATTTTAGTTTAGCGGAGGTTCCTATGGTCAGCAGATTTTGGACAAGATGATGGAATGGACCCGTAAATATCCTACTATGTATGTCGTTTGGATAGGGCTGACCCAAGTCAGGGTGGTCCTGAATCATCCCGACTCAATAAAAAAGATTTTGGCTACAGCAggtaaaatgttttgaaatcatttcCATAACTTGCTCTATACAAACTAGTCACTTGGAGATcaatatttcaagatttttttttgttgcaattctttttcaataaaatcCACAGGAGACGAGATTGCGTTGTAAGTATGATCTACTCCAAATTAGATCACTTTTCAAAATCATGGAAAGTGCAAACAGATTTACATCATTATATTAGTATTCAtacttcaaaataaaatatgatctGTTTGTTGTATATTAGAGAATATGTTGTATATTGGAGAATCTGTTGTATATTGGAgaatctgtatgtaaaacttatacggtaccaattttgatgcaccagatgcgcatttcgacaaataatgtctcttcagtgatgctcaaccgaaatgtgtGAAACCCTATATTAGAGAAGATGTTTGTTGTATATTAGAGAATATGTTGTATATTGGAGAATCTGTTTGTTGTATATTGCAGAATCTGTTGTATATTGGAGAATCTGTTGTATATTGGAGAATCTATTAGTTGTATATTGGAGAATCTATTAGTTGTATATTGGAGAGTCTATTAGTTGTATATTGGAGAATCTATTAGTTGTATATTGGAGAATCTGTTGTATATTGGAGAATCTGTTTGTTGTATATTGGAGAATCTGTTGTATATTAGAGAATCTGTTGTATATTAGAGAATTTGTTTGTTGTATATTAGAGAATCTGTTTGTTGTATATTAGAGaatctattatttgtatattggAGAATCTATTAGTTTTATATTGGAGAATCTATTAGTTGTATATTGGAGAATCTATTAGTTGTATATTGGAGAAtctgtttattttaattttgagaatttttcactcatgtcgAGACGTCAATTCGTTCTTCCCTATAAAGATATAATTTGCCTTTTTAAATCTAATTTCGATTTTGTTacgaatgaaatttatttcaatactCGGTCAACACTGTATTTCCTTTTTACTTGTGAAATCAAAAGGTTCCGTTCTGTTTCAGTTTTTGAACACATGGTACAACGGTAAATTTTCAACATAAGAGTTCTTTACGGACTTCTTGTTTGTTCGATTTTCCCCAGGAATTCAGAATGACGGGAAACTAGACTGCTGCCATGTGATATAGCTAACTTTCTGTACAAAAAGCATTTTCTCTTTTGAGATCATGTAGACACCCCTATCTATTAGTAGATGTtgtttctgtatttttattacgTATATAAGCATGTATGGATTCACTGTATCTAGCTTATCTAATGATCGTGTGTATTAGTGGTTCATAGTATCAACTGTTTTACCTATCTTTATACATGGGTTGCGTATGCGTCATGTAGATATCATTCCTTTGTGTTCAAGCATTGCATGTTTTTTCATGCATCCAAATATTTCCTAATTATAGATCATTGCCCTTGTACGTATATTTCTTAAGATAtgattatttcttttaaaaatgtgtatataatgatacATTTGTTCTAAAGCTATGTTTAGTGTTTAAAAACTATCTGGTAGATCCTAAGCCAGTTGGATATGGTCAAGTATATCGCCACATTATTCCCTGGCTCGGTGAGGGACTCCTGATTGCGGGGGGCGCCAGGTGGAAGCGCTCTAGACGTCTGTTGACTCCTGCCTTCCACTTCGAAATCCTGAAACCTTACATTAAGATCTACAAGTCATGTACAGACCTCTTGGTGGTATGCAAAAATTATGAATAGCTATAAATAGTTTATTCACTGTATTGCGCCTTTTTATTTAATGATTAATGCATCATCTAGTTTTGCATCCTCTGTATTGCGTAGGAATAAATTACGCAATTCTCCACATTTCCACAATTGTGCAAGTGCAGCGTCTACGGGACGCTGCCTTTTCGTCCATCTAAACACCATATTGCTATGTCCTTCAGAGAAATATTCAGACGTACTCGGACAGAAAAGAGAGCGTGGGGATATTCGGCCTCGTCAGCTCTTGTACATTAGACATCATACTCAGATGTGCCTTCTCATACGAAACGGACTGCCAGAAAGTCAGGTTTTGAACCAAAACTTTTCTTCAACAATTTAATATGTtggatatttttctttcattcaccTACATTTAACAGTTTTTTGATATCTTGTATATTGTTCTCCTTCAAAGTTTTGGATAATGTGTCTGCATTTTCATTAAGAAATTTTACCTAAGTAAAGaaggtttttatttattttaagtaCCGGTATTCGATACCTTCGAGTATAATGgttttacattgtaaatttccCTTATCCTTTTTTCTTCAGTGTAGATGAGAATCCATACGTCCAAGCTGTGCACAATATTTCCATAGAAATAGCACGCAGAAATAGGTAATACTCTTAAATAGAAACGGTGATATTCTACAGGACATATCCGTGCACTAAAGACGCTATGATCGTTCCGTTCCTATATTACCAACTCAAAGGGTAATATTTCACAGGATAAGCTGTGATGTGGGGATGCTAAACTCCTATATACCTCATGCAAATCTAAATTTGTGCTTGTAGTAAGCCGTGGTTGAGTTCAGATTTCATTTATTACCTGACAAAAAATGGGaaggaaatgaagaaaaattgtGATTTTGTTCACAAGGTAGCCGAGGATGTAATCAGGAAACGACGTAAAACACTGGTAAGGGATACAGCAATATCATTGGATGAAACATAATTAGATATGACGTAAAACACTGGTAAGGAATACAGCAATATCATTGGATGAAACATAGTTAGATATGATGTAAAACACTTGTAAGGGATACAGCAATATAATTGGATGAAACATAGTTATATATGAGAAATGGTAGGGAAATTTATATTAATCTATGTCATACTTCAGGAAAACAAAGACGTGTCTTCGCGGAGGTATTTGGACTTTTTGGACATTCTTTTGACTGCTAAGGACGGAGACGGCAATGGTATGTCAATGGAGGACATGCGCAGTGAAGTGGATACGTTTttgtttgaaggtatgtttgtcGTAATAAAATACCCCCTCCCCCGTCAATGATACCATagtatattgattttgattatgcTTTTTCTGTGTTAATTGGAGAAGAATACGCAGAGGTCGTGAATCGCAACAACGAAGATCGTTATGCTAAGGTGTAACATGTAAATCTGAGAAATTTGTGTTGCATAAATTATTGGGAAGCCAATGAATGGTTTGTTGTATTTGTAACTGGAGTCGGTTTAACCAAGGACATACAGTGTTTTCAACCTGTCCCGAATTATATGGGGTCAAAGTTAACTTTATTAGTTAGATAACTTGACGAATATTTTCAACAACTCTTCAGGAACAATCAAAACTCGCTGCAACTATGGTAACATAGTATTTAACCCAGTTCCGATGGAAACCCATGCTCGGATTGATTCTTAGATTATGTTGAACACCTTATATTGGATTATAAAGACATTAGAGATTCAGCAATTCATTAttacaattgattgattgattatatattgtttaacgtcccactcgagaatatttcactcaaatggagacgtcaccattgccggtgaagggctgcaaaatttaggcctatgctcggcgcttacggcctttgagcagggagggatctttatcgtgctacacctgctgtgacacgggacctcggtttttgcggtctcatccgaaggaccaccccatttagtctcctcatacgacaagcaaggggtactgaggaccaattctaaccccgatccccacgggacttcattataacaaaagaaaataatttgaattgaTAACATATAACAAAGAACTTTCCAAATTAAAAATAAGTGGGTTAATTAATCCAAAATACttaatttgtaaatgattgACTAGAAATAATGTTTTTTTCTTTAGAATGATGATCTGATTGTGAAAAGAGAATGTGACATCCTATTAAATTGTATCAAAATGACTGGGCTTTTATACAACAAACactgcatactgattttgagtGCGGATTGctccgttaacctgatcaaggtatagggctcgcggcgggtgtgaccgttcgacaggggatgcttaccctcctaggtacctgatcccacctctggtatatccaggggttcgtgtttatccaacttttaattttgtattccttataggagttatgagattgatcactgttcgttatcttcacatttacATATAGAATATTCTATAGGAAAAGCTATGACCTTGCAAAATATGTACTTAAAAAGACAACAGACAGAATATAATCGAAATGTATTTAACACCAAAGGGGATATCTAATTCATTCTTCAACCAAAATGTCTCTACTGGAGACTGAAAGCCTAATTCATGTTTATACTGCCTGTGGCCTTGATATAACTACACGAGCATTTCAGAACTTGTCCTTAACTACAAAGAATATGAAGCGAAGATTAGAGTTCTTGACCTTTGGGTTCCTTTGCCCAAGCAAAATGACTTGAAAATGCCACTGCTGTTTTTTATAAATGCATCTGGACCAATAAAAATGGGCCGAAGTATATTATACGATAAAGAAGCTATAAGCATTGGATATGTAAATAAACTGAggatattttcaaagaaaatatatctaaGCCAATGAAATGATTGAATACAAATTACGTTTGCAAACAGAGTTTTCAACACGTGAAGTAGGTAAACATACGAAACACTGATTTATCCATTTGAAACAATCATAAATTGACTAAAGCgagagaaaaaattgaaatacaactGATCATTCTATTCACAAATGAGTAGGTCATGCACCATTAAACTATACTAACAACCAGGATAGTCACATATTTAAATCCTTTATCAGGTCATGACACTACAGCCAGCGCCATCTCGTGGATCCTGTATTCATTAGCCGAACATCCAGAGTACCAGCGCAAATGCCAAGAAGAAATAGACAGGGTGGTCGCTGATACTAAATCTGGAGATCTGGAGTGGTACGAGATAAAAATTAAAGACGACAAACAAATCGACCttcttttgttttcaaatgtttctgtacaaaatgtgaatgaataaatataca encodes the following:
- the LOC125663923 gene encoding cytochrome P450 4F1-like, with product MIGVLLVAAFSLTIIIITQVLIKFIKLRNAFRGFPEPTYDKHWLLGHIPHFSGGSYGQQILDKMMEWTRKYPTMYVVWIGLTQVRVVLNHPDSIKKILATADPKPVGYGQVYRHIIPWLGEGLLIAGGARWKRSRRLLTPAFHFEILKPYIKIYKSCTDLLVRNIQTYSDRKESVGIFGLVSSCTLDIILRCAFSYETDCQKVSVDENPYVQAVHNISIEIARRNSKPWLSSDFIYYLTKNGKEMKKNCDFVHKVAEDVIRKRRKTLENKDVSSRRYLDFLDILLTAKDGDGNGMSMEDMRSEVDTFLFEGHDTTASAISWILYSLAEHPEYQRKCQEEIDRVVADTKSGDLEWTDLDRLEYLTQCIKEGMRLHSPVPVIMRVNLSPIEIDNHVIPAESNISISIYSLHHNPAVWGEDHMTFKPERFTKENVEKRNPFAFCPFSAGPRNCIGQHFAMNEEKIVLATLLRRFTFSLDKAHVVEKQIAMVMRAKDEIKLFAVQR